In the genome of Burkholderia diffusa, one region contains:
- a CDS encoding arylsulfatase, which translates to MKKSASPWHAFRFRVVCAATAGALSLASCGGIDGDPPPQANATPAAKRPNILYIMADDLGYSDIHAFGGEISTPNLDALVASGRILSNHHTGTVCAITRAMLISGTDHHLVGEGTMGVPTDERRGLPGYEGYLNDRALSFAQLLKDAGYHTYIAGKWHIGSGIVGSATGSGQTPDQWGFERSYVLLGGAATNHFAHEPAGSSNYTEDGRYVQPGQPGQPGGAGGAGGSPAVFYSTDFYTQKLISYIDSNKQDGKPFFAYAAYTSPHWPLQVPDPWLHKYAGVYDAGYDAIRNARIARQKALGLIPADFKPFDGLPETTSASPATANNGTANAKYISAVHSAADGYSDYGAGKVDKSWASLTPAERRAQARYMEIYAGMVENLDYNIGLLIQHLKDIGEYDNTFIMFQSDNGAEGWPIDSGADPTATDTANGQEPVYSTLGTDNGKQNAQRLQYGLRWAEVSATPFRLTKGYSAEGGVSTPTIVRLPGQTRQLPTLRAFTHVTDNTATFLAVAGVTPPSQPAPPLVNTLTGVDQNKGKVVYNNRYVYPVTGQSLLPVLTGSATGEVHTTPFGDEAYGRAYLRSADGRWKALWTEPPLGPLDGHWQLYDLAADRGETTDVSAQNPSVIGTLVDQWKTYMGNVGGVEPLRPRGYY; encoded by the coding sequence ATGAAAAAATCCGCGTCGCCGTGGCATGCCTTCCGTTTCCGTGTCGTCTGCGCCGCGACCGCCGGCGCGCTGTCGCTCGCGTCGTGCGGCGGCATCGATGGCGATCCGCCGCCGCAGGCCAATGCGACGCCCGCGGCCAAGCGCCCGAACATCCTGTATATCATGGCCGACGATCTCGGCTATTCCGACATCCATGCATTCGGCGGCGAGATCAGCACGCCGAACCTCGACGCGCTCGTCGCATCGGGCCGCATCCTGTCGAATCACCACACGGGCACCGTATGCGCGATCACGCGCGCGATGCTGATTTCCGGCACCGATCATCACCTCGTCGGCGAAGGCACGATGGGCGTGCCGACCGACGAGCGGCGCGGGCTGCCCGGCTACGAAGGCTATCTGAACGATCGCGCGCTTTCGTTCGCACAACTTCTGAAGGACGCCGGCTATCACACTTATATCGCGGGCAAGTGGCATATCGGCTCGGGGATCGTCGGCAGTGCGACGGGCAGCGGACAGACGCCGGACCAGTGGGGCTTCGAGCGCAGCTACGTGCTGCTTGGCGGCGCGGCGACGAACCACTTCGCGCACGAGCCGGCCGGCTCGTCGAACTACACGGAAGACGGCCGCTATGTGCAGCCGGGCCAGCCCGGACAGCCGGGCGGCGCGGGCGGCGCGGGCGGCAGTCCGGCCGTGTTCTATTCGACCGACTTCTATACGCAGAAGCTGATCTCGTACATCGACTCGAACAAGCAGGACGGGAAGCCGTTTTTCGCGTATGCGGCGTACACGTCGCCGCACTGGCCGCTGCAGGTGCCGGACCCGTGGCTGCATAAATATGCGGGCGTGTACGACGCCGGCTACGACGCGATCCGCAACGCGCGGATCGCGCGACAGAAGGCGCTCGGCCTGATCCCCGCCGACTTCAAGCCGTTCGACGGCCTGCCGGAAACGACGTCGGCATCGCCGGCCACCGCGAACAACGGCACCGCGAACGCGAAGTACATCAGCGCCGTGCACTCGGCCGCCGACGGCTACAGCGACTACGGCGCCGGCAAGGTCGACAAGTCGTGGGCGAGCCTGACCCCGGCCGAGCGCCGCGCGCAGGCGCGCTACATGGAGATCTATGCGGGGATGGTCGAGAACCTCGACTACAACATCGGCCTCCTGATCCAGCACCTGAAGGACATCGGCGAATACGACAACACGTTCATCATGTTCCAGTCGGACAACGGCGCCGAAGGCTGGCCGATCGACTCCGGCGCGGACCCGACGGCGACCGATACCGCGAACGGGCAGGAGCCGGTCTATTCGACGCTCGGCACCGACAACGGCAAGCAGAACGCGCAACGGCTGCAATACGGGCTGCGTTGGGCAGAAGTGAGCGCGACGCCGTTCCGGCTCACCAAAGGCTATTCGGCCGAAGGCGGCGTGTCGACACCGACGATCGTGCGCCTTCCGGGGCAGACGCGGCAGTTGCCGACGCTGCGTGCGTTCACGCACGTGACCGACAACACGGCGACCTTCCTCGCGGTCGCGGGCGTCACGCCGCCGTCGCAGCCGGCGCCGCCGCTCGTGAACACGTTGACGGGCGTCGACCAGAACAAGGGCAAGGTGGTCTACAACAACCGCTACGTCTATCCGGTGACGGGGCAATCTCTGTTGCCGGTGCTCACCGGCTCGGCGACGGGCGAAGTGCATACGACGCCATTCGGCGACGAAGCGTACGGCCGCGCCTACTTGCGCAGCGCCGACGGCCGCTGGAAGGCGCTGTGGACCGAGCCGCCGCTCGGCCCGCTCGATGGTCACTGGCAGCTGTACGACCTCGCGGCGGACCGCGGCGAGACGACCGACGTATCCGCGCAGAACCCGTCGGTGATCGGCACGCTGGTCGACCAGTGGAAGACCTACATGGGCAACGTCGGCGGCGTGGAGCCGTTGCGTCCGCGCGGCTACTACTGA